In the genome of Paenibacillus sp. FSL R5-0766, one region contains:
- a CDS encoding GNAT family protein, whose translation MYKCKGRIPEMETARLRLRKMRRRDAAQMFACWSDREVTRYMNLAPMIGTSEAADMIGLLNQMAGEENAIRWGIELKETGKLIGSCGFNTWQLEGAFRGEIGYELGRDYWRRGYMTEAFSALLPFGYETMGLNRIEALVDPRNLASGEFLTNRGFTREGLLRQVQHTSTGYKDMVMYSMLYDEFLRKRGK comes from the coding sequence ATGTATAAATGCAAAGGAAGAATTCCCGAAATGGAGACTGCGCGGCTTCGTCTGCGTAAAATGCGTCGCCGGGATGCGGCCCAGATGTTCGCATGCTGGTCAGATCGCGAGGTGACCCGTTACATGAATCTTGCACCCATGATTGGGACAAGCGAAGCGGCGGACATGATTGGACTGCTCAACCAAATGGCAGGAGAAGAGAATGCGATCCGCTGGGGGATCGAACTCAAAGAAACAGGCAAGCTCATCGGCAGCTGTGGCTTTAACACATGGCAGCTTGAAGGCGCATTCCGAGGTGAGATCGGTTATGAGCTGGGACGTGATTATTGGCGCCGCGGTTATATGACGGAGGCTTTCTCCGCATTGCTGCCCTTCGGGTATGAGACCATGGGTCTTAATCGAATTGAAGCGCTGGTTGATCCGCGTAATCTGGCGTCTGGCGAGTTCCTGACAAACCGCGGCTTCACGCGAGAAGGGTTGCTGCGACAGGTGCAACATACGTCCACCGGATACAAGGATATGGTGATGTATTCCATGCTGTATGATGAGTTCCTTCGCAAGCGAGGTAAATAA